Proteins encoded by one window of Maridesulfovibrio bastinii DSM 16055:
- a CDS encoding monovalent cation/H+ antiporter subunit D family protein — protein MTLSTEFVTSSRVLIPLAITMAAPFLIWIFRANENRREAVSIWAGILTFISVASMIPAVLEGTIRKFTLFTILPGINVSFAADGLSFVFALVASLLWIFATSYNIGYMRSLNEHAQTRYYFCFAVAIFGALGVAFSANIFTLYLFYEVISVFTYPLVAHHQDDEGFAGARKYMVYLMGTSKLFFLPAMVLTYVIAGTLDFHLGDISTGIFPADADPTLVTITYVLYIAGLAKAALMPFHNWLPSAMVAPTPVSALLHAVAVVKAGVFSVSRVILSGFGVDLMNHLNLGIPTAYLAAFTIVAASLIALTKDDIKARLAYSTVSQLSYIIIGVAMLTPEAVQGGLMHIAHHAFSKITLFFAAGAIFVATDLRSIRKMNGLGRKMPWTFGAFAIASLSMIGVPPVCGFATKWYLVKGTLAIGQIPLLLALLASTFLNAGYFGPVVYRAFFKAPAKGVDIESFHEAPVCMVVPLFTTALISVLLGLYPQTFLNFINIFGKF, from the coding sequence ATGACACTTTCAACAGAATTCGTAACAAGTTCCCGGGTGCTGATTCCCCTTGCCATAACCATGGCGGCTCCATTTTTAATTTGGATTTTTAGGGCTAATGAAAACAGACGCGAGGCTGTTTCCATCTGGGCCGGAATCCTGACATTCATTTCTGTAGCTTCCATGATTCCGGCTGTTCTTGAGGGAACAATACGTAAATTTACCCTTTTTACTATCTTACCTGGTATTAATGTTTCTTTTGCGGCTGACGGGCTTTCCTTTGTTTTTGCTCTGGTTGCCTCACTCCTGTGGATATTCGCGACCAGTTACAACATAGGATATATGCGCAGCCTGAATGAACACGCTCAGACCAGATATTACTTCTGCTTTGCCGTCGCGATATTCGGTGCTCTCGGCGTGGCTTTTTCCGCAAACATTTTTACCCTCTATCTTTTTTATGAGGTTATTTCAGTCTTTACCTATCCTCTTGTCGCCCACCATCAGGATGATGAAGGATTTGCCGGAGCCAGAAAATACATGGTTTACCTTATGGGTACATCCAAATTGTTTTTCCTGCCGGCTATGGTGCTGACTTATGTTATTGCCGGAACACTCGATTTCCATCTCGGTGACATCTCGACCGGTATTTTCCCGGCTGATGCCGACCCGACACTGGTTACAATAACTTATGTTTTATACATAGCAGGTCTGGCTAAAGCCGCTTTGATGCCGTTTCATAACTGGCTGCCTTCGGCGATGGTCGCACCGACACCTGTTTCCGCGCTGCTTCATGCTGTGGCAGTTGTTAAGGCCGGTGTTTTCTCCGTTTCCAGAGTCATTCTTTCCGGATTTGGTGTTGATCTTATGAACCACTTGAATCTGGGTATCCCCACAGCTTATCTGGCGGCTTTCACCATTGTGGCGGCATCGCTCATCGCTTTAACCAAAGATGATATCAAGGCAAGACTGGCATATTCTACAGTCAGTCAGCTTTCATACATAATTATAGGTGTAGCGATGTTAACGCCTGAAGCTGTTCAGGGTGGACTGATGCATATTGCTCACCATGCGTTTTCTAAAATAACTCTGTTCTTTGCAGCCGGTGCAATTTTTGTTGCAACAGATCTCAGGAGTATCCGTAAAATGAACGGATTGGGACGCAAAATGCCATGGACATTCGGAGCTTTCGCCATAGCCAGTCTGTCTATGATTGGTGTGCCTCCGGTCTGCGGCTTTGCCACCAAATGGTATCTGGTTAAGGGAACATTGGCTATTGGACAGATTCCACTTTTGCTTGCTTTGCTGGCCAGTACGTTCCTTAATGCCGGCTATTTTGGTCCGGTTGTTTACAGGGCATTTTTTAAAGCTCCCGCAAAAGGTGTGGATATTGAAAGTTTTCATGAGGCCCCGGTCTGTATGGTTGTTCCTCTATTCACCACGGCCCTGATATCAGTTCTGCTTGGACTGTATCCGCAGACTTTCCTGAACTTTATTAACATCTTCGGTAAATTCTAG
- a CDS encoding Na(+)/H(+) antiporter subunit D, giving the protein MTSTGFLHPAIAFIALALALPFLRGKYWRWMLLIPPILAIFSVLTVTLGNYGMIPYLGNVMLPGRVDKLSLVFANVFAIQSLVGMIYSFHVKEKAHHAAAALYVAGSFGCVFAGDYLTLFVFWELMAVASTFLIWLHRTKTSTEAGFRYFMFHTLGGLFLLGGLLLRYHELGTFAFVPVDPSNAQYYDWFILLGFCVNAAVVPLHAWLPDAYPEATIPGAVFMCAFTTKTAVYVLARGFAGFYVLAVVGTIMAVYGVLYASMENNARRILSYHIVSQVGYMVAGIGIGTAMCMNGAVAHAYAHILYKGLLFMGVGTVMYAAGSAELDKLGGLVGKLPFVMLLYMVGAVSISGMPFFNGFISKTMTITGAAESHHTLLAIGLEIAAVGTFLSVGIKLPYFAFWNKPARKDIKLKTIPKNMYIAMGISAALCFAQGVYPQMLYKLLPFPVEYTPYTPWHLLQAAMLLAFTGLGFWLMRKVIVPHHGRNLDFDKLYRLIGNGCLYLICRPIAWADSIWTTVYRVIGLRALMDIAAGSSWFDRKGIDTVVDGTAYTVKNIGRAGARVQTGRIQDYLALAVFLALCIYGLVAYLG; this is encoded by the coding sequence ATGACTAGCACCGGATTCCTGCATCCTGCCATAGCTTTTATAGCCTTAGCTCTGGCTCTGCCTTTTCTGAGAGGGAAATACTGGCGCTGGATGCTATTAATTCCTCCTATTCTGGCTATTTTTTCTGTACTTACGGTAACACTCGGAAACTATGGAATGATACCCTACCTTGGCAATGTCATGTTGCCCGGAAGAGTAGATAAACTGTCACTGGTTTTTGCAAATGTCTTTGCAATTCAATCTCTTGTGGGAATGATTTATTCATTTCATGTAAAAGAGAAAGCACATCACGCTGCTGCGGCTCTATATGTTGCCGGATCATTTGGATGTGTCTTTGCCGGTGACTATCTGACTTTGTTTGTTTTCTGGGAACTGATGGCCGTGGCTTCAACATTCCTGATCTGGCTGCATCGGACTAAAACTTCCACGGAAGCCGGATTCAGATATTTTATGTTCCATACCCTTGGCGGTTTGTTCCTCTTAGGTGGTCTGCTGCTCAGATATCATGAGCTTGGAACATTTGCTTTTGTGCCTGTAGATCCTAGCAATGCCCAGTATTATGACTGGTTCATACTTCTTGGATTCTGCGTTAACGCCGCTGTCGTTCCTCTGCACGCATGGTTACCAGATGCTTACCCCGAAGCTACAATTCCGGGCGCGGTCTTTATGTGTGCCTTTACCACCAAGACGGCTGTTTATGTTCTGGCCAGAGGTTTTGCAGGCTTTTATGTGCTTGCAGTGGTCGGTACAATCATGGCTGTCTACGGAGTGCTTTACGCTTCTATGGAAAACAACGCCCGCAGGATTCTATCCTACCACATTGTTTCACAGGTCGGATATATGGTTGCGGGAATAGGAATCGGTACAGCAATGTGTATGAACGGAGCTGTTGCCCATGCTTATGCCCATATTCTTTATAAGGGCCTGCTTTTCATGGGTGTTGGAACCGTCATGTATGCAGCCGGAAGTGCGGAGCTTGATAAGCTCGGTGGACTGGTTGGCAAACTTCCGTTCGTAATGCTCCTATATATGGTCGGCGCGGTCTCAATCTCCGGTATGCCGTTTTTCAACGGTTTTATCAGTAAGACGATGACTATTACCGGGGCTGCGGAATCACACCATACCCTGCTGGCCATAGGTCTTGAAATTGCAGCTGTAGGTACTTTCCTTTCAGTCGGCATCAAGCTTCCTTACTTTGCGTTCTGGAATAAGCCGGCCAGAAAAGACATCAAACTGAAAACCATTCCTAAAAATATGTATATTGCCATGGGAATTTCAGCAGCGCTTTGTTTTGCTCAGGGTGTTTATCCCCAGATGCTCTATAAATTACTGCCTTTCCCTGTTGAATATACACCATATACTCCATGGCACCTGTTGCAGGCCGCAATGCTTCTGGCTTTCACCGGACTCGGTTTCTGGCTGATGCGTAAAGTTATTGTACCTCATCATGGACGCAATCTTGATTTTGACAAGCTTTACCGCCTCATCGGTAATGGTTGTCTGTATCTGATCTGCCGTCCTATTGCCTGGGCTGATTCAATCTGGACAACCGTTTACAGGGTCATAGGTTTGAGAGCCCTTATGGATATTGCTGCCGGATCATCGTGGTTCGACCGCAAAGGAATTGACACTGTTGTGGATGGAACTGCCTATACGGTGAAAAACATAGGCCGTGCCGGAGCCAGAGTCCAGACTGGACGGATTCAGGACTACCTTGCGTTGGCCGTGTTTCTTGCCCTGTGTATTTACGGACTGGTTGCATACCTTGGATAA
- a CDS encoding complex I subunit 4 family protein — MQEVSYPVLTSLIFFPLIAAIGLAFIRNVTAVRVYTLAVSLVELVIFIPTIFAFRLGTADFQFVERLQWVPKWGLEYYLGMDGISFLMVVLTVVVLPLCVLCSWTYIKSREKEFHFCLLFMTSACVGVFTSLDLVLFYVFWEAMLVPMYLLIAVWGGPEKRYASLKFFLYTLAGSALLLVAIVAFRIAGGTFAIPELMEKTFSFNFQFWAFLALALAFAIKVPMFPFHTWLPAAHVQAPTAGSVILASVLLKMGTYGFLRFNLPLTPAASHYFAPMMIAVSIASIIYGGVVALGQSDIKKVIAYSSVGHMGFVTLGIFLFNLRGFEGALFQMLNHGITTGGLFMLIGAIYERSHSREMGDNLGLGKYMPAFMGFWGLFALSSFGFPGTNSFVGELLVFVGAFEKNPWIGAWMVPGAMVAAAYMLRVSLKLAWGKPSTWKKPWGDLNYREWIYLAVPAVFVLYIGLAPGFLFKVVDSSLTNLEKHVQSKAQIVKAEGQKPLETAWNSIRNIVK; from the coding sequence ATGCAAGAAGTATCTTATCCGGTTCTGACGAGCCTTATCTTTTTTCCGTTGATTGCGGCGATCGGACTGGCTTTCATTCGGAATGTGACTGCGGTTAGAGTTTATACACTGGCTGTTTCACTTGTTGAGCTTGTGATTTTCATTCCGACTATATTCGCTTTTAGACTGGGAACAGCAGATTTTCAATTTGTTGAACGTCTGCAATGGGTGCCTAAATGGGGCCTTGAGTACTATCTCGGTATGGACGGCATAAGTTTTCTTATGGTTGTGCTGACTGTTGTTGTACTGCCTCTTTGCGTGCTCTGCTCATGGACTTATATCAAAAGCAGAGAAAAGGAATTTCACTTCTGCCTGCTGTTTATGACCTCAGCCTGTGTCGGCGTTTTTACTTCCCTGGATCTAGTTCTGTTCTATGTTTTCTGGGAAGCAATGCTGGTTCCAATGTATCTGCTGATTGCTGTATGGGGCGGACCAGAAAAACGTTACGCTTCACTGAAGTTCTTTTTATATACCCTTGCTGGAAGTGCTTTGCTTCTGGTTGCCATCGTTGCCTTCAGGATCGCAGGCGGAACTTTTGCCATCCCGGAACTGATGGAAAAAACTTTTTCCTTCAATTTTCAATTCTGGGCTTTTCTGGCTCTTGCTCTGGCTTTTGCCATCAAGGTTCCTATGTTTCCGTTTCATACATGGCTCCCGGCAGCACATGTTCAGGCTCCTACAGCCGGGTCAGTCATTCTGGCCTCTGTGCTGCTTAAAATGGGAACCTACGGTTTTCTGCGCTTCAACCTTCCTCTGACTCCTGCTGCCAGCCATTATTTTGCGCCCATGATGATTGCTGTTTCAATAGCTTCCATCATTTATGGCGGTGTGGTTGCGCTGGGTCAAAGTGATATTAAAAAAGTTATTGCCTATTCTTCAGTCGGTCATATGGGATTCGTGACTCTTGGAATATTCCTCTTTAATCTTCGCGGATTTGAAGGAGCTTTATTCCAGATGCTTAATCACGGAATTACCACCGGTGGTCTGTTCATGTTGATTGGTGCTATTTATGAGCGCAGTCATAGTCGTGAAATGGGCGATAACCTGGGGCTTGGTAAATATATGCCGGCCTTTATGGGATTCTGGGGACTTTTTGCTCTGTCATCGTTCGGATTCCCGGGAACAAACAGTTTTGTCGGTGAATTACTGGTCTTTGTCGGTGCATTTGAAAAGAATCCCTGGATTGGAGCATGGATGGTTCCCGGCGCAATGGTAGCTGCGGCTTACATGCTTCGAGTTTCACTCAAGCTGGCATGGGGCAAACCTTCTACATGGAAAAAGCCATGGGGAGATCTTAATTACAGAGAATGGATTTACCTTGCTGTTCCTGCAGTTTTTGTACTTTACATCGGGCTTGCACCCGGATTCCTCTTCAAGGTTGTTGATTCTTCACTCACAAACCTTGAAAAGCATGTTCAGAGTAAGGCTCAAATTGTGAAAGCAGAGGGGCAGAAGCCTCTTGAAACTGCATGGAATTCCATCAGGAATATCGTCAAATAA
- a CDS encoding NADH-quinone oxidoreductase subunit N, whose product MTFDTSLIIPELFQLLIIALLFIQSVGKSSWGPKVSAWLPFMAAIGVVLTFTSLNSEGLIFWKAYKVDALSQFFKLAISAGFLVTVINAVRQPTLRKDKTTDYFLFLALSAWGLMLLSSAVELLTIYLALELSSYSLYTVIALRGESRQAAEAGIKYILFGAVATALALYGFSYILAGVHTTYLSELIKADWTFSASPMAVTGMGLFLAGMFYKLALFPFHFWCPDVYQGASNETAAFVATLPKLGSVVILVRLAAMFKPGYDITTVIAVLGALSMTFGNLAALAQRDVKRILGYSSVAHAGYIMIGLVSGTPEGLAASSFYALAYVAMNLTCFWVVSRVASDGRNLDLDDLNGLYRRAPALAFALAVGAFALVGLPPMAGFMGKLFLFSAGWNHGYNWLVIIAGINTAISIYYYLGLVRHAYTKDEAEDLPLPDTTAFSLVGAGVLSIVVLALGILPAQTFDFVVAAGSSIIH is encoded by the coding sequence GTGACTTTCGATACTAGCCTGATTATTCCCGAATTGTTCCAACTGCTTATAATCGCGCTTCTTTTTATTCAAAGCGTGGGCAAAAGCTCTTGGGGACCAAAGGTTTCAGCATGGTTGCCATTTATGGCGGCTATCGGTGTTGTTCTGACTTTTACGTCTTTAAACAGCGAAGGGCTGATTTTCTGGAAAGCTTACAAGGTTGACGCTTTGTCACAGTTTTTCAAACTGGCAATTTCAGCAGGCTTTCTGGTTACAGTAATTAATGCTGTCAGACAGCCTACTTTAAGGAAAGACAAGACAACAGATTATTTCCTGTTTCTGGCCTTAAGTGCCTGGGGACTCATGCTGCTGTCATCTGCTGTAGAGCTTCTGACAATTTATCTTGCTTTGGAGCTTTCTTCTTACAGCCTGTATACCGTTATCGCCTTGAGAGGTGAGAGCAGACAGGCAGCTGAAGCAGGTATAAAGTATATTCTGTTCGGTGCTGTTGCCACAGCTTTAGCTTTATACGGATTTTCCTACATTCTGGCCGGAGTTCACACTACTTATCTGAGTGAGCTGATTAAGGCTGACTGGACATTCTCCGCTTCGCCGATGGCTGTAACAGGTATGGGACTCTTTCTTGCCGGAATGTTTTATAAACTTGCTTTGTTCCCATTTCATTTCTGGTGTCCTGATGTTTATCAGGGAGCAAGTAATGAAACTGCGGCTTTTGTGGCAACTCTTCCCAAACTTGGATCAGTTGTCATACTTGTGCGGCTGGCAGCCATGTTCAAACCCGGATATGATATAACAACCGTTATAGCTGTTCTCGGCGCACTTTCCATGACATTTGGTAACCTCGCAGCTTTGGCCCAGCGGGACGTTAAGCGTATCCTCGGATACTCCTCTGTTGCCCATGCCGGATATATTATGATTGGACTGGTTTCAGGCACCCCGGAAGGGCTTGCAGCATCCAGTTTTTATGCTCTGGCTTATGTGGCCATGAACCTCACCTGTTTCTGGGTGGTAAGCAGAGTTGCCAGTGATGGACGTAACCTTGATCTCGATGATTTAAATGGTCTGTACCGCCGTGCTCCGGCTCTGGCTTTTGCTCTGGCTGTCGGGGCGTTTGCTCTTGTCGGCCTTCCGCCTATGGCCGGATTTATGGGAAAACTCTTTCTTTTCTCGGCCGGATGGAATCATGGCTACAACTGGCTTGTTATCATTGCCGGTATCAATACAGCCATTTCAATTTATTACTATCTTGGTCTGGTTCGCCATGCTTATACCAAAGATGAAGCAGAGGATTTACCTCTGCCGGATACGACCGCTTTCAGTCTTGTCGGAGCCGGAGTTTTATCAATAGTTGTTCTTGCTCTTGGTATTCTTCCTGCTCAGACTTTTGACTTTGTTGTCGCAGCCGGAAGTTCAATTATACATTGA
- a CDS encoding S1C family serine protease: MIKNSTFILFESILLILICTACNPGVKPVPIPDHSNLPAIQNTTASQFEPIAFEKAIITLKRGESIGALPAGFSEDGNFCNFPNGLPLKWGEGKRLIGGRDDDFADFFYDVMNNQGYNVVGNPSVIFDREKEFAKAKYRVAARIKKLTTNICQEDSLWDGHHLNRVSGEMYIEVEWTVYSNITKSSVLKISTTGYNKIVHGIYDGNAMLLMNSFNNAAENLAATPKFHDLLLKTNLNYTEFKPIGDVVLIKPQKLFSTNLDQDPSRITNAVVTVRNGGGHGSGFLISDNGYILTNAHVVGESKEVPVRIEGKFELMGKVLKSDIIRDVALIKVPLSSAAALPLNLSIPKPSSRVYAIGTPLSLNYEKSITSGIVSALRYEIRSKENFIQADVDIQPGNSGGPLVDVYGNVIGISCKGIMNTGASIGMNFFIPISTALNALNIKIKN, translated from the coding sequence ATGATAAAAAACAGTACATTTATATTATTTGAGTCTATTTTATTAATTCTGATTTGCACTGCTTGTAATCCCGGAGTTAAACCTGTTCCAATACCTGACCATTCTAATCTTCCAGCAATACAGAATACAACCGCAAGCCAGTTTGAGCCTATAGCATTTGAAAAAGCTATAATAACGCTCAAGCGAGGGGAATCTATCGGCGCGTTACCGGCTGGATTTTCAGAAGATGGTAACTTTTGCAATTTTCCAAACGGATTACCTCTGAAGTGGGGTGAGGGTAAGCGTCTTATTGGTGGCAGAGATGATGATTTTGCAGACTTCTTTTATGATGTCATGAACAATCAGGGATACAATGTAGTTGGAAATCCATCCGTTATTTTTGATAGAGAAAAAGAATTTGCCAAGGCTAAATATAGAGTCGCTGCCAGAATAAAAAAACTGACAACAAATATATGTCAGGAAGACAGTCTCTGGGATGGACACCATTTGAACAGAGTAAGCGGAGAAATGTATATTGAGGTTGAATGGACTGTTTACTCCAATATCACAAAAAGTTCCGTGCTAAAAATTTCAACAACCGGATATAATAAAATTGTTCATGGTATTTATGACGGAAACGCAATGTTATTAATGAATTCTTTTAATAATGCCGCTGAAAATTTAGCCGCAACTCCAAAATTTCACGACCTGCTCTTAAAAACCAATCTAAATTATACAGAATTCAAACCAATCGGGGATGTCGTTTTAATAAAACCTCAAAAATTGTTCAGCACTAATTTAGATCAAGACCCCAGTAGAATTACTAATGCCGTGGTAACAGTCAGAAATGGTGGAGGACACGGTTCCGGATTCCTGATCTCTGATAATGGGTACATCCTCACCAATGCCCATGTGGTGGGAGAATCCAAAGAAGTACCAGTCCGCATTGAGGGCAAATTTGAACTGATGGGAAAGGTTTTAAAATCAGATATAATTCGTGATGTGGCTTTAATCAAAGTTCCTCTAAGCAGTGCCGCAGCACTCCCCCTAAACTTATCCATTCCAAAACCATCTTCACGGGTATACGCCATAGGAACACCACTTTCACTCAATTATGAAAAATCTATCACAAGTGGAATTGTCAGTGCCCTGCGGTATGAGATAAGAAGTAAAGAAAATTTTATTCAGGCTGATGTTGATATACAACCGGGTAACAGTGGAGGACCGCTGGTAGATGTTTATGGAAATGTAATAGGAATATCCTGCAAAGGTATTATGAATACAGGAGCATCCATTGGAATGAATTTCTTCATCCCCATTTCAACAGCACTGAATGCTCTAAACATTAAAATCAAGAATTAA
- a CDS encoding AAA family ATPase, producing the protein MNPKQIVKSLKTVIKAKQPTFLWGPPGVGKSQVVRQAASELLYDLIDLRAILLDPVDLRGLPKISGKVASWCSPSFLPSEGRGILFLDELNAAPPLVQAACYQLILDRKIGEYELPDGWVVIAAGNRDSDKAVTHKMPSALANRFVHLDFEVSIEDWLEWGRENKVSEEILAFIRFRPNLLHDFDPQRQEKAFPSPRSWEFVSKMISAGLDNEIEYELIKGTVGEGAAAEFCGFCRIYKNIPDPEDVLNSPEDVAIPDDPATVYALCESVASKASSERAENIMTFASRLPVEFGVLLVRNAVRKERSIVKSQGFERWATANSDILV; encoded by the coding sequence ATGAATCCAAAGCAGATAGTAAAATCTTTAAAAACCGTTATTAAAGCAAAGCAGCCGACATTTTTATGGGGACCTCCGGGAGTTGGCAAAAGTCAGGTCGTTAGACAGGCTGCCTCTGAATTATTATATGATCTTATAGACTTGAGGGCTATATTACTTGACCCCGTGGACTTACGAGGACTGCCTAAAATCAGTGGTAAAGTCGCAAGTTGGTGTTCCCCGTCTTTTCTTCCTTCAGAGGGTAGAGGGATTTTGTTTTTGGATGAGCTTAATGCTGCACCACCTTTGGTACAGGCAGCTTGTTATCAGCTGATTCTTGATAGAAAGATCGGTGAATATGAACTTCCCGATGGCTGGGTTGTGATTGCTGCGGGGAATAGGGATTCTGATAAGGCTGTAACTCATAAAATGCCCTCAGCTCTTGCAAACAGATTTGTTCATTTAGATTTTGAAGTAAGTATTGAAGACTGGCTTGAATGGGGACGCGAAAATAAAGTTTCAGAAGAGATTCTTGCTTTTATCCGATTCAGGCCAAATTTACTGCATGATTTTGATCCCCAAAGACAGGAAAAAGCCTTTCCTTCACCTAGATCATGGGAATTTGTTTCTAAAATGATTTCCGCAGGTCTTGATAATGAAATCGAATATGAACTGATTAAAGGTACGGTTGGAGAAGGCGCAGCAGCTGAATTTTGTGGCTTTTGCAGAATTTATAAAAACATACCTGATCCTGAAGATGTTTTAAATTCTCCTGAGGATGTGGCGATTCCTGATGATCCTGCAACTGTTTACGCTCTTTGCGAATCTGTCGCTTCAAAAGCTTCATCGGAACGGGCTGAGAATATCATGACATTTGCTTCGCGGCTTCCAGTTGAATTCGGTGTCCTCCTTGTTCGGAATGCTGTCCGTAAAGAAAGATCCATCGTCAAGAGTCAGGGGTTTGAGCGCTGGGCAACCGCGAACTCTGATATTCTGGTTTAG
- a CDS encoding vWA domain-containing protein: MDSNRKLIMARSDLLLKHPFFGTLALHLPLQEDKACNGVWTDGNVLAYNPFYIEKLSKQELQGLVAHTVMHPACQHHLRRNGRDDKLWNMACDYAINWILLEAGFELPEGFLDDEKFRGKKAEAIYSELSAELDSKGNPENAGDKDGPKSIDVDYEEGPAKGSEKGLNDESEEDESEGDDDSSQPDKMESDAVESDTSDEGEESDSESAYEGIGEVRDSPDDSSGGNETPAMDWHSTLVQALNKARECGDLPGGFDRFIDSMIPPKLDWRAILDKFISSRAKNDYSWIPPGRRYIHMDLYLPSLSAELLSEVVLAVDTSGSISDNELNSFSAEISDILSKYDTTLRVLWCDMKVVSEQVFNRLDLPLKIEAKGGGGTDFRPPFDWVDDNNINPSCLIYFTDMECSKFPEYTPDYPVLWVRSGGGLLEPPFGDLIDI; encoded by the coding sequence ATGGATTCTAATAGAAAGTTGATAATGGCCAGATCTGATCTGCTGTTGAAGCATCCATTCTTTGGGACTCTGGCTCTGCATCTTCCGTTACAGGAAGATAAAGCCTGCAACGGTGTTTGGACTGATGGAAATGTGCTGGCATACAATCCATTTTATATCGAAAAATTGAGTAAGCAGGAGTTGCAGGGGCTTGTCGCCCATACCGTTATGCATCCTGCCTGTCAGCATCATCTGCGCAGAAACGGCAGGGATGATAAATTATGGAATATGGCCTGTGACTATGCGATAAACTGGATTTTGCTTGAAGCAGGATTTGAGTTGCCGGAAGGTTTTCTTGATGATGAAAAGTTTAGAGGAAAAAAGGCCGAAGCCATTTACAGTGAATTGTCAGCAGAACTCGATTCCAAAGGAAATCCGGAGAATGCCGGGGATAAGGATGGCCCGAAAAGTATTGACGTAGATTATGAAGAAGGTCCGGCTAAGGGCTCAGAAAAAGGTTTGAATGATGAGTCTGAGGAAGATGAATCTGAAGGAGATGATGATTCCAGTCAGCCTGATAAAATGGAAAGCGATGCTGTAGAGTCTGATACCTCCGATGAAGGTGAAGAATCAGACAGTGAATCAGCTTACGAGGGAATTGGAGAAGTTCGCGATTCCCCCGATGATTCTTCAGGTGGTAATGAAACTCCAGCTATGGATTGGCATAGCACTCTTGTTCAGGCTCTTAACAAGGCCAGAGAATGCGGTGATTTACCCGGTGGATTTGATAGATTTATAGATTCAATGATTCCTCCAAAACTTGATTGGCGGGCGATTCTGGATAAATTTATCAGCAGCCGAGCAAAAAATGATTATTCGTGGATACCGCCCGGAAGAAGATATATCCATATGGATTTGTATCTGCCGTCATTATCGGCTGAGCTGCTTTCGGAAGTTGTTTTAGCTGTAGATACTTCCGGCAGTATAAGTGATAACGAGTTAAACTCTTTCAGTGCTGAAATTTCTGATATCCTTTCAAAATATGATACAACTCTGCGCGTTCTCTGGTGCGACATGAAGGTCGTTTCAGAGCAGGTTTTCAACCGTTTGGATCTCCCTTTAAAAATAGAAGCTAAAGGCGGTGGTGGAACAGATTTTCGTCCTCCTTTTGATTGGGTGGATGATAACAATATCAACCCATCGTGTTTGATATATTTTACCGATATGGAGTGTTCAAAATTTCCAGAATATACTCCAGATTATCCCGTTTTGTGGGTCCGCTCCGGTGGTGGGTTATTAGAACCTCCTTTTGGTGATCTTATTGATATTTAA
- a CDS encoding type I restriction enzyme HsdR N-terminal domain-containing protein: MHETSLGGTIRDYLSGEDIDETTYEEFRQALAKLLVEEFEYPRESLKAKVDLCFTIDGEEMCRTMDLVVYDKDNKPVMLVMFCPGDVGSYEREAGCAGWLFEGGPVPFVVISNTMEAYLIETESRKVIASGMDSIPHYNDLLERAANYKFDPVPEEKVNRLQRIFYTYTGFLQGTCCSESCSLPKL, encoded by the coding sequence ATGCACGAGACAAGTTTAGGTGGAACAATCAGGGATTACCTGAGTGGTGAAGATATAGATGAAACTACTTATGAGGAGTTCAGGCAGGCTCTTGCAAAACTTCTCGTTGAAGAATTTGAGTACCCCAGAGAAAGCCTGAAGGCGAAAGTTGATCTGTGTTTTACTATTGATGGGGAAGAAATGTGCCGAACTATGGATCTTGTTGTTTATGACAAGGACAACAAGCCCGTTATGCTCGTTATGTTCTGTCCCGGAGATGTCGGCAGTTATGAGCGTGAAGCCGGATGCGCAGGTTGGCTTTTTGAGGGTGGACCGGTTCCTTTTGTAGTTATCTCAAATACCATGGAAGCTTATCTGATAGAGACAGAGTCGAGGAAGGTTATAGCTTCAGGAATGGATTCAATCCCGCATTACAATGACCTGTTGGAACGGGCTGCCAATTATAAATTTGATCCTGTACCGGAAGAAAAAGTAAACAGGCTCCAGAGAATTTTTTATACATATACCGGTTTTCTGCAGGGTACATGTTGCAGTGAATCATGCTCTTTACCTAAATTGTAA